The following is a genomic window from Caldisericia bacterium.
ACAACTCCAATTTTAAATTATAACATCAAGTTACTTTTTGTCAAGTATCTTGATGTTATTCTCTTTTTAATTTTCAAACATCTTTAGAATATCTTATCTAAAGACACTATTTTTGTAGTTTAACAAAAACTTTAAATTTGTCAAGAGGTATCAAAAAAATATTATTTAATCATATTAATTTGAAATTTTATTGAGATAATTTAAAATTAATTTGTGATATATGTTGGAGTATCTGGCGGAGTTGATTCAAGTTTTGCATTATATTTATTGAAAAAAAGATTTAAAAAAGTTTGTGCTGTATTTATTTTATTTGAATCATATGAAAATTTATGTCCTTTGAAATGTTGTAATCTTGAAAATGTAAAAATATTAACAAATAAACTTGATGTCCCTCTAAAAATAATAGATGCAAGAGAAGAATTTAAAAATGAAGTTATAAACTACTTTATTAATTATCATAAAATAGGCAAAACTCCAAATCCATGTGTTGTTTGTAATGAAAAAGTTAAATTTAAATTATTAATTGAAAATTTATTAAAAGAAGGGGATTTAATCTCCACAGGCCATTATGCAAGAATAATTAAAGATGGTGACAATTTTTATTTAATGAAAGGTGTTGATAAAATTAAAGATCAATCATATATGCTTTATAGATTAAAAAGAGAATATTTAGAAAAGATACATTTACCCCTTGGAGAATATTTTAAACATGAGGTTATATATGAATTGAAAAAATTAAATATTTATGAAATATTTCCAAAAGAGAGTCAAGATTTATGTTTTATAAAGAAAGATAAAAATTCTTTTTTAGAAGAAGTGTTTAAAGAAAAAAAGGGGAAAATATTACATATAAATGGTAAAGAGTTAGGCGAACATAAAGGTTATTATTTTTATACTATTGGACAGAGAAGTGGATTAAATATATCATGGAAAGAACCCTTATATGTTGTGGATATTGATAGTGAAAAAAATATCGTTTATGTTGGAGAAAGAGAATTCGTTTTAAAAGATAAATTTGTGGTTAAAAATTTAAATTGGCTTGTTGACATAAATAATATAAAAGATGAAAACATTAAAGTAAAGACAAGATATAAAAGCAAAGAAATTAACTGTAAATTAGAAATCAAAACTGATATGGTAATTGTGTATTTAAAAGAAAAAGAATTTGCAATAACCCCTGGGCAGTCAGCAGTTTTCTATCAAGAAGATATGGTCTTGGGTGGGGGAGAAATAGACAGAGTTTTATGATTTTTTAATCTTTCTCTTTTTTAAAAATTCTTTTAATAAAAAAATTCCTCCAACTATTATAGTTAAATAGTAATAGAAAAATCTCCAAAGTAAGATAAAGGTAACCAAAGGTTGCCTTGGTAAAAAAGAAGAAAACAAAAAGGCAATTCCAATTTCTGCCGCTCCAGATGTTCCTGGAGTAGGAACATAGACAATCGATAAAAGAAAAATAATAGTAACAAATATAATCGATAAAATAGGAGAATCAGAACCTAAACCC
Proteins encoded in this region:
- the mnmA gene encoding tRNA 2-thiouridine(34) synthase MnmA, whose translation is MIYVGVSGGVDSSFALYLLKKRFKKVCAVFILFESYENLCPLKCCNLENVKILTNKLDVPLKIIDAREEFKNEVINYFINYHKIGKTPNPCVVCNEKVKFKLLIENLLKEGDLISTGHYARIIKDGDNFYLMKGVDKIKDQSYMLYRLKREYLEKIHLPLGEYFKHEVIYELKKLNIYEIFPKESQDLCFIKKDKNSFLEEVFKEKKGKILHINGKELGEHKGYYFYTIGQRSGLNISWKEPLYVVDIDSEKNIVYVGEREFVLKDKFVVKNLNWLVDINNIKDENIKVKTRYKSKEINCKLEIKTDMVIVYLKEKEFAITPGQSAVFYQEDMVLGGGEIDRVL